The following DNA comes from Camelina sativa cultivar DH55 chromosome 14, Cs, whole genome shotgun sequence.
tttttgtttcagtttaaaaCTGTATTGACCTTATGATgaatctaaaacaatttttttaaaagtcttatagtgtgatataaaatatatatatattttataatgaataTACATAATTTAGTATAGcatgattttcttttaattttaaaattttggttatgaaaaaatgattttatatctgTTAGctgtttgttatttatttattataattcaaTATATTCAACTAAATCATATAgcattttttcatcaaaatatacaGATATGATGCATCATAtattgtgtatgtatatatacacattcaaTTTCCAGTCTAACAAGATATCTCACCTTAAAATAATTCTTACATTACATTTATAAATACAAGATcttatttatttcaaacaaataaacacatgACATGTACACAAGAAATGACaaattatatatgatcatatattaagcgcctccaccaccacctccacatccaccgccaccaccacagcctccacctccacctccgcCGTCTCCACCACCGTCACCGCcgccacaacaacaaaatgagTCTACTTTTATATCTACTACTTCATCGTGACGCTTTTTCTTAGGCTTAGTCTGCTTCAAAACAACAAGGTCTCCATCCTTCTTTCCCTTTTTACCCCTTTTCACATCTcgcggcttcttcttcttgcggCAGAAGCAACAACATAAGATTCGACACATCGTGATCGTATAGCAAATGCAATCACAGAGATTATGATAACTAAAGGTCAACAACAAATGtattaaacttttatttttgtttttgaacgtTCTAAAAATCTGATGTAATATATGTGATACGTAAAACCTTTTTATATAGCCTCAAATTGCCTTTgactttgaaaatatataacaatataagCTTACGaggtcaactatttttttcttataacaaacatgaaattgcATAAGAAGTTTCGTTTTGCTAAGCAGACAAGTAAGACTTCCCATCTTGATTACTATTTACGGTCAAAATAAAGACTGGTCGAGTTTCTATATTTACGATATAGGTTTTTTCAACATGGTAGGAATTAATATAGTTGAACATTCCACGGAAACGTTAGATTATATCACACAGTTATTATGAATCGAGTATTCGAACATTTCAAATTCATATATAAGACTAAAAGCTTTATTTCAAGCTTAATTATGACATGGACGAGCGTATCTAATTTTAGTAATTTCtgaaagacaaaagaaattCCAAGGGGatttttagccttttaggtTTACGATTACGGTACGAGTCATCTATACGCAGCGACCAgccattctattttttttcatgtcGATGTATTTTTCTTTAGCCTCGAAATTCTTTGTAATAGTgacatgaaatttatttttatatattttcttgaaagTATTCCAAAAAATCATTCtctagaaaatgatttttttttttcgtagaTCAGAAAAATACAGgaataataacaaaacaaggGAGAATccctaaacaacaacaaaggacGCTAAATATTAATTAGATAGCTTGCGATAGAAGCCAAAAGTCATACACAGAAATTTGGTTCATTATACACATTCAGCTTACATTCTTATAAAAGATCACACGTTAAAATCTTAGAAGCATAGATAAATACATTGTACGCCCCCAAAAAAAATGCCattaagtatataattaaaacacGTCTTCAATTAATCTCCACCACCTCCGCAACCACCGCCGCAACCTCCACAGCCTCCGTCTTCGCCGCCACAACAACCTCTTCCTCCGTTGCTGCGGCGGGAACGCCTTCTactcgtttttttcttcctgCGGCTGAGGAAACAGCATAAGAATCGAATCATCGCAATCACTAATTATAACGAAAGTCAAGAAATATGAGCTTTTgtagttttttgtttctatgaTTTCCGAATATAAACATAATACAATCATGCAAAAAAATGATCTATTATATAGTATAGTATAGTCCCAAATTGCCGTTCAAGTTGAAAAcgcatatatatttgtttataatacAAGCTTATGACATAGCCTGCCTAGCGCTAGTGCCTAGTTGTTTCTTGAAAGATACACCGAATTTTCCTCTtgattataactgaaaatatataCGGTCAATAGAGAAAAATTCGTTTATATAATAGGATAGGTTGAATAGTTGAAAAGTCCATGGCACCAAAACAACACATTACAGTTAATTTTGTGAGTTTAATATTCGTGTCCAATACGTGCTgtacaacaagaaaatatcatttcttTTCTAGTTATATATCGAAATCTTCTAAAAACACGAACAATTCGTGTTTTATTCTATATTCCTAACATCTACGAAAGAAAACTTGATATTTACGGTGACAAAACAACACTGATTAATTAACTATAAGAGCAcccattaatattttaatatgatattctcttatatatgtaatatgttaaTAATGGCTTATATTTGCATGTACACAGTATAAAAGATATATTCGACAAAATATATGAGTCGAGAATTAGCTCTCTCAAAGACGATCAGGAACTTAAGCTTCCACACCTCAAGATAGAATCGGATTGTAGTGTGTTTTGGTTTAGGCCATCAGGCATCAACACTAGATATATATACCGTTCCAAATATTCATGGCTTTATCTCTGATAGTTTCTCTTATTGTTTATCCTTTTTCCAGTTTTAGCTATAATCTTATTCCCAGAGCATCAAAATGTATTATATTTCCAGCTTTGTCTGACTTTTGCTAATAAAAGTattacaagatatatatatatatatatatatgactgtaTGAGCAATCGTTTCACCACCCTATATgatccattatatatatatactcatatgAGTTTCAAGATCACAAGGTGTGCAAAGTAAAGAAATTACACTATACGCTCAAGACAAGAAAATTACTCATTATTAAATCATATTAACAGCCACCGCCTCCACACCCACCGCCGCAACCGCCGAAACTGCCGGCGTCATTACCAAAGCGTTTGCGACGACGTGAGCTCTTCATGGTGAACTTACTCGACCTTGAAACAACAAGTCCTCCATCTTTGACCGTTGTACCCTTTTTAATGTTTACTACTCCCGGTGGCGGCTGTCTCTTGGCCGTTTCGATCCTTTGGGGTGGAAGAGGCGACGGAGAGATTTTATTTTCCGTTTCGACCACCTGCGGCGGAGACGACCGCGTTATCTTGGTACAGCTGATGAAACAACTCAAGATACGAAACATCACCATCGTAATAGCAAAAATGAATTTGATGCATGTGAAACTATAGTGATTCGTATATATGATAAAGCgaccttttatatatattgatctagatatttatgtatgtatataaa
Coding sequences within:
- the LOC109128832 gene encoding uncharacterized protein LOC109128832 codes for the protein MVMFRILSCFISCTKITRSSPPQVVETENKISPSPLPPQRIETAKRQPPPGVVNIKKGTTVKDGGLVVSRSSKFTMKSSRRRKRFGNDAGSFGGCGGGCGGGGC
- the LOC109128834 gene encoding glycine-rich cell wall structural protein-like; this translates as MCRILCCCFCRKKKKPRDVKRGKKGKKDGDLVVLKQTKPKKKRHDEVVDIKVDSFCCCGGGDGGGDGGGGGGGCGGGGGCGGGGGGA